A stretch of DNA from Cytophagia bacterium CHB2:
GGTGCTGCCTAACCTGCTAGTCAACGGCTCCTCGGGCATTGCGGTGGGCATGGCCACCAACATTCCGCCGCATAATCTCGGCGAAATCATCGACGCACTGCACGCGATGATCAAGAACCCCGACATTACTGTCGACAAGCTGATGAAGATAGTCAAAGGTCCGGATTTCCCGACGGCGGGCATCATCTACGGCACCGAAGGCATCGATGAAGCCTATCGCACCGGCCGCGGCCGCATGCAAGTGCGTGCGCGCACCGTGCTGGAAGAAGTGCGCGGCGGCCGCCAGAACATCATCGTCACCGAGCTGCCGTACCAAGTCAACAAAGCCACGCTGCACGAGAAAATCGGCGAGCTGGTGCGTGAGAAGAAAGTCGAGGGCATTCGCGACGTGCGCGACGAGAGCGACCGCGACGGCATGCGCCTGGTGATCGAGCTGAAAAACGACGCCGTGCCGGAAGTGGTGTTGAACAATTTGTTCAAATACACGCAAATGCACGTTACCTTTGGCGCCATCATGCTGGCGCTGGTGGACGGCGCGCCCGTGGTGCTCAATCTCAAGCAAATGTTGCAGCACTTCCTCGACTTCCGCCACGAAGTGGTGGTGCGGCGCACAAAATTCGAGCTGGACAAGGCCGAGAAGCGCGCGCACATTCTCGAAGGCTTGCGCATCTGTATCAACAACATCGACGAAGTCATCGCGATCATCAAAAAGGCGAAGGATCCGCAAACCGCCAAAGACGGCTTGATGAAAAAATTCAAGCTCAGCGACATTCAGGCGCAGGCGATTTTGGACATGCGCTTGCAGCGCCTCACCGGCCTGGAGCGCGACAAGATCGAAGCCGAGTACCGCGAAGTGCAGAAGCTCATCAAAGAGCTGAAAGCATTGCTGGCCGACAAGGGCAAACGCATGGAGGTGATCGCGAAGGAGTTGAAGGAGCTGCGCGACAAATATGCCGACGAGCGCCGCACGGAAATCGTTTCTGAAACCAGCGAATTTACCATCGAAGACATGATCGCCGAGGAAGACATGGTGATCACCATCTCACACAGCGGTTTTATCAAGCGCTTTCCGGTGTCAAGCTATCGCCGGCAGAGCCGCGGCGGCCGCGGTGTGACCGGCGCAAAAACCGGCGACGAGGATTGGGTCGAACATCTGTTCATTGCCTCGACGCATCATTACGTTTTGTTCTTCACCTCCCAGGGCAA
This window harbors:
- the gyrA gene encoding DNA gyrase subunit A, with translation VLPNLLVNGSSGIAVGMATNIPPHNLGEIIDALHAMIKNPDITVDKLMKIVKGPDFPTAGIIYGTEGIDEAYRTGRGRMQVRARTVLEEVRGGRQNIIVTELPYQVNKATLHEKIGELVREKKVEGIRDVRDESDRDGMRLVIELKNDAVPEVVLNNLFKYTQMHVTFGAIMLALVDGAPVVLNLKQMLQHFLDFRHEVVVRRTKFELDKAEKRAHILEGLRICINNIDEVIAIIKKAKDPQTAKDGLMKKFKLSDIQAQAILDMRLQRLTGLERDKIEAEYREVQKLIKELKALLADKGKRMEVIAKELKELRDKYADERRTEIVSETSEFTIEDMIAEEDMVITISHSGFIKRFPVSSYRRQSRGGRGVTGAKTGDEDWVEHLFIASTHHYVLFFTSQGKCYWVKVYDIPQAGKGAKGRAIVNMLSLAPEEKVAAFVSVKEFDDKHFVAFATKNGLVKKTALNAFSNPRKTGIAAINIDDKDELIEAKITDGSMDLMLGTRNGQAIRFHENEVREMGRGAGGVKGIDLEKGDVVVGMVELKREATILVVSESGYGKRSELKDYKVQHRGGSGLITLKATDKTGKMVDIKEVVDDDDLMIITQKGVVIRQKMKDIKVISRNTSGVKLIKLDKDDRIAAVARVVAEDEDEGE